The Brachyspira aalborgi genome has a segment encoding these proteins:
- a CDS encoding bifunctional folylpolyglutamate synthase/dihydrofolate synthase: MNNINEALNYIYSFMGKKNLHKNSFNHINNVKEILNILGYKQTFKIIHITGTKGKGSATLVLSNMLKFAGYKTASFVSPHIINVRERIAINNQWISEEDFINITKKIKNILEENKIYNITVFEIFTIIGLYYFYIQNVDYACIEVGIGGKLDCTNIVDSSISVITSISYDHMEILGNTIEEITVQKAGIIKENSLVVSAAQEKESINIIKKISKEKKSKLYVFKKDFDVDIISNTNKILEFIYIENEKKYKFETTLLGEHQSENISLAFKTFTLLINNEKLYYKAVDSIKNFSINARLTFVQRNPDIIIDGAHNSKSLFRILKTIYKWYDYLIILFAPLSEKDIKGMCEILQNSDSFIIVSSPNTNYKENDSYKTYQYLKERDNIIHIENFNEAVKYMQKLSKEKNIPALVIGSLYSASDYINLNI, translated from the coding sequence ATGAACAATATAAACGAAGCTTTAAATTATATTTACTCTTTTATGGGTAAAAAAAATTTGCATAAAAATAGTTTCAATCATATTAATAATGTTAAAGAAATTTTAAATATTTTAGGATATAAACAAACTTTTAAGATTATTCATATAACGGGAACTAAAGGCAAAGGTTCTGCTACTTTAGTTTTATCGAATATGCTAAAGTTTGCAGGATATAAAACCGCTTCTTTCGTCTCTCCTCATATAATAAATGTCAGAGAGAGAATAGCTATAAATAATCAATGGATAAGCGAAGAGGACTTTATAAATATAACTAAAAAAATAAAAAATATTTTAGAAGAAAACAAAATATATAATATAACCGTTTTTGAAATATTTACTATAATCGGACTATATTATTTTTATATTCAAAATGTAGATTATGCATGCATTGAAGTTGGAATTGGCGGAAAATTAGATTGCACAAATATTGTAGATTCTTCTATAAGCGTAATAACTTCAATATCTTACGACCATATGGAAATATTAGGAAATACTATAGAAGAGATAACGGTGCAGAAAGCGGGAATAATAAAAGAAAATTCTTTAGTCGTTTCGGCGGCGCAAGAGAAAGAATCTATAAATATAATAAAAAAAATTTCAAAAGAAAAAAAATCAAAATTATATGTTTTCAAAAAAGATTTTGATGTCGATATAATTTCAAATACAAATAAAATTTTAGAATTTATTTATATTGAAAATGAAAAAAAATATAAATTTGAAACTACTCTTTTAGGAGAGCATCAATCGGAAAATATTTCTTTAGCTTTTAAAACTTTTACTCTGCTTATAAATAATGAAAAATTATATTATAAAGCCGTTGACTCTATAAAAAATTTTAGTATAAATGCAAGACTTACTTTCGTTCAAAGAAATCCCGATATAATAATTGACGGAGCGCATAATTCAAAATCTCTTTTTAGAATATTAAAAACGATTTATAAATGGTATGATTATCTTATAATACTTTTTGCGCCTTTAAGCGAAAAAGATATAAAAGGAATGTGCGAAATTTTACAAAATAGCGACTCTTTTATTATAGTAAGTTCGCCAAATACAAATTATAAAGAAAATGACAGTTATAAAACTTATCAATACTTGAAAGAAAGAGATAATATAATTCATATAGAAAATTTTAACGAAGCCGTGAAATATATGCAAAAATTATCGAAAGAAAAAAATATTCCCGCTTTAGTTATAGGCTCTTTATATAGCGCAAGCGATTATATTAACTTAAATATTTAA
- a CDS encoding 3-deoxy-D-manno-octulosonic acid transferase — protein MYLFYPLIFIVFSIMALFNKPIRKGALSRLGFIYPKENNKNAIWIHAVSVGEIVAVKEIVFTLAEKGYSVYLSTTTVGGFDIAKKNYGDKVELFYLTLDYPNMINKLIKLISPEYVMITEIEIWPSMIYCLHKKLIPLYMINGRIGKKEIKGYKNFQFFFKPYFNMYRKILAQSQIDKKNMIKIGMPESLITVTGNLKYDINYSVNEEKIDDLESRIPANKFVITVGSTHSNEEEIILKAINSLGIKENIFIVIVPRDINRGNEIKEIAAKLDYNLPLYMEYETNSEDGIIINTIGELLNWYKLSDLVIMGGTFIGNVGGHNILEAIYFKKPVIVGRYMYNFIEIYEYMRECVFNCEDKNKLAEVIKYAYENKNIRDAISEKAYNLLIQNNGASKRTMDIINKFQGIQN, from the coding sequence ATGTATTTATTTTATCCGTTAATATTTATTGTATTTTCAATAATGGCGCTTTTCAATAAACCTATAAGAAAAGGCGCTTTATCGAGATTGGGTTTTATATATCCGAAAGAAAATAATAAAAATGCAATTTGGATTCATGCCGTAAGCGTTGGCGAGATTGTAGCGGTTAAAGAGATAGTTTTTACTTTGGCTGAAAAAGGTTATTCAGTTTATCTTTCTACAACCACAGTCGGAGGTTTCGATATTGCTAAAAAAAATTACGGAGATAAAGTGGAATTATTTTATTTAACTTTAGATTATCCTAATATGATAAATAAACTTATTAAATTAATTTCGCCCGAATATGTAATGATAACGGAAATAGAAATTTGGCCATCAATGATTTATTGCCTTCATAAAAAACTTATTCCGCTTTATATGATTAACGGAAGAATCGGAAAAAAAGAAATAAAAGGTTATAAGAATTTTCAATTTTTCTTTAAGCCTTATTTTAATATGTATAGAAAAATTCTAGCTCAAAGTCAAATTGATAAAAAAAATATGATTAAAATTGGAATGCCCGAAAGTTTAATAACCGTAACGGGAAATTTGAAATACGATATTAATTATTCGGTTAATGAAGAGAAAATAGACGATTTGGAAAGTAGAATTCCTGCAAACAAATTCGTAATAACCGTTGGAAGTACACATAGCAATGAAGAAGAGATTATATTAAAGGCTATAAATTCTTTAGGAATAAAAGAAAATATTTTTATAGTAATCGTTCCGAGAGATATTAACAGAGGAAACGAAATAAAAGAAATTGCCGCAAAATTAGACTATAATTTGCCTCTTTATATGGAATACGAAACAAACTCAGAAGACGGAATTATAATAAATACGATTGGCGAGCTTTTAAATTGGTATAAACTCTCAGATTTAGTTATAATGGGCGGAACTTTTATTGGAAATGTAGGCGGACATAATATTTTGGAAGCGATTTATTTTAAGAAACCCGTTATTGTCGGAAGATATATGTATAATTTTATTGAAATCTACGAATACATGAGAGAATGCGTTTTTAATTGCGAAGACAAAAATAAACTTGCAGAAGTAATAAAATACGCTTACGAAAATAAAAATATTAGAGATGCAATTTCCGAAAAAGCTTATAATTTGCTTATACAAAATAACGGCGCTTCAAAAAGGACTATGGATATTATAAATAAATTTCAAGGAATACAAAATTAA
- a CDS encoding class I SAM-dependent methyltransferase, whose product MCKFHIRGGVISYLKGSILNLPFEDNTFNVVTSFETIEHIEDDKGQVKEVLRVLKDGGLYIVSTPNAWSKHLFGKTKYHVRDYTYEEITSLLSDYCKILECYNQNSGSITPFNHRQKRGIVKTTNENKELAECFILVCQKTS is encoded by the coding sequence ATATGCAAATTTCATATACGGGGGGGGGTAATTTCATATTTAAAAGGCAGCATATTAAATTTGCCTTTTGAAGATAATACTTTTAATGTCGTTACTTCGTTTGAAACTATAGAACATATTGAGGACGACAAAGGACAAGTAAAAGAAGTTTTAAGAGTATTGAAAGACGGAGGACTTTATATAGTTTCTACGCCGAACGCTTGGAGTAAACATTTATTTGGAAAAACTAAATATCATGTAAGAGATTATACTTACGAGGAAATAACTTCTCTTTTAAGCGATTATTGTAAAATCCTTGAATGTTATAATCAAAATAGCGGAAGTATAACCCCGTTTAATCATAGGCAGAAGCGAGGAATAGTAAAAACTACAAATGAAAATAAGGAGTTGGCAGAATGTTTTATTTTAGTATGTCAGAAAACTTCTTAA
- a CDS encoding methyltransferase domain-containing protein — protein MGILDFFNKKENKDKYIKWLKKNAGERMDANRKELFKPDRCDFHLDRYEFASKYIKDGNKVLDVASGTGYGAFNMRKNNPAIDIIGVEIDEMAVEYANFIYGGG, from the coding sequence ATGGGAATTTTAGATTTTTTTAATAAAAAAGAAAATAAAGATAAATATATTAAATGGCTTAAAAAGAACGCTGGCGAAAGAATGGATGCAAACAGAAAAGAATTATTCAAACCCGACAGATGCGATTTTCATTTGGATAGATACGAATTTGCTTCAAAATATATAAAAGACGGAAATAAAGTTTTGGATGTTGCAAGCGGAACGGGATACGGAGCTTTTAATATGAGAAAAAATAATCCCGCTATAGATATAATCGGCGTTGAGATAGACGAGATGGCTGTAGAATATGCAAATTTCATATACGGGGGGGGGTAA
- a CDS encoding ankyrin repeat domain-containing protein — protein sequence MRYFAFSLIFLIINFYAFAQNFISSETNTGKLEQLLEYANSDNAEGLRNLISQGGISNFINFGDSLGHNALIISASKGYKNIAIILLSQSLDINLTCRHGNTALTYAADSGYIDIVSYLLAKNANPNIIINGGTTALLQAAGKGYYSIVETLINAKADLRLAGIYRSGNNDGVDYNMTPLMIAAFNNHDLIVKLLLDKGSEINRINEYGANALFYAIAKGNNEVAKTLLENGAEGNISASYNSYNNITPLALASTLGSTDIISSLLIGKANINYKMKDGKTALIWAAISSKSESVLTLINARADINSSDNEGKTALMYAAENGDYNSVEYLINAGADINILDKSSKNALMFAMENGNLDIVDLITKVSLNKK from the coding sequence ATGCGTTATTTTGCTTTCAGTTTAATATTTTTAATTATCAATTTTTATGCCTTCGCTCAAAATTTTATTTCGTCAGAAACTAATACGGGAAAATTGGAACAATTATTAGAATATGCAAATTCCGATAATGCGGAAGGATTAAGAAATTTAATCTCTCAAGGCGGAATTTCAAATTTTATAAATTTTGGCGATAGTTTAGGACATAACGCTTTAATAATATCCGCTTCAAAAGGATATAAAAATATTGCAATTATTCTTTTATCTCAATCTTTAGATATCAATCTTACTTGCCGTCATGGCAATACCGCTTTAACTTATGCGGCGGATTCAGGATATATTGATATAGTTTCTTATCTGCTCGCTAAAAATGCAAATCCAAATATTATAATTAACGGAGGAACTACGGCGCTTTTACAAGCTGCGGGAAAAGGTTATTATAGCATAGTCGAAACTCTTATTAATGCAAAAGCCGATTTAAGATTAGCGGGAATTTATAGAAGCGGAAATAATGACGGAGTCGATTATAATATGACGCCTCTTATGATAGCCGCTTTTAATAATCATGATTTAATCGTCAAACTATTATTAGATAAAGGAAGCGAAATTAATCGAATAAACGAATATGGAGCGAACGCTTTATTTTACGCGATAGCTAAAGGCAATAACGAAGTGGCAAAAACGCTTTTAGAAAATGGCGCTGAAGGAAATATTTCCGCTTCTTATAATTCTTATAATAATATAACTCCTCTCGCTTTGGCTTCTACTTTAGGCTCAACCGATATAATATCTTCGCTTTTAATAGGAAAGGCAAATATTAATTATAAAATGAAAGACGGAAAAACCGCTTTAATTTGGGCTGCAATATCTTCAAAAAGCGAATCGGTTTTAACTCTTATAAATGCAAGAGCGGATATAAACTCTTCCGATAATGAAGGCAAAACCGCTTTAATGTATGCGGCTGAAAACGGAGATTATAATTCCGTAGAATATTTAATAAACGCTGGAGCGGATATAAATATTTTAGATAAATCTTCAAAAAACGCTTTAATGTTTGCTATGGAAAACGGCAATTTAGATATAGTCGATTTAATTACAAAAGTTAGTTTGAATAAAAAATAA
- a CDS encoding tetratricopeptide repeat protein: MIKFIKNTFIIFFILIIFTSKGFSQKSIIIFKNDYSNNYMNYAIYDLIIKNIFLYSNLKIMNSHSNYSSYNKIKSQIKKLTINNNANISIAYQIQNFKNGILINYIIFDNEKPNEWIEKSVYSKEEDLFISINKILKDIYEISKIKNKITYIKEKDYISLLGYYSQKIILTNNEDNIYKLFYDFHKDNIYFNIDYLEYLTDKSDRTSVDIINGLIKNMQNYINKKKNHYYLYSLGCMHYGKYKVNVILSDIEASIENYNKALKLKNNYYKYYYRLANAYILKNDYDNAIKYYEEAIKLNDDINIIKEFVSLLKRDINKNGNEVISYLKKIIEINKNDEEALEEISKLYEKIGDYDNALIYYNKLFEVINYNLYIINNETKDADAYDRYIFKKNSIKLNIESLKKKIF; the protein is encoded by the coding sequence ATGATTAAATTTATTAAAAATACATTTATAATATTTTTTATATTAATAATTTTTACTTCAAAAGGTTTTTCTCAAAAAAGTATAATAATATTTAAAAACGATTATTCAAATAATTATATGAATTACGCGATTTACGATTTGATAATTAAAAATATATTTCTTTATTCTAATTTAAAAATTATGAACTCGCATTCAAATTATTCAAGCTATAATAAAATAAAATCTCAAATAAAAAAATTAACGATTAATAATAATGCAAATATTTCTATCGCTTATCAAATTCAAAATTTTAAAAACGGAATTTTGATTAATTATATTATTTTTGATAATGAAAAACCAAACGAATGGATTGAAAAAAGCGTTTATTCAAAAGAAGAAGATTTATTTATTTCTATTAATAAAATTTTAAAAGATATTTATGAGATTTCAAAAATAAAAAATAAAATAACTTATATAAAAGAAAAAGATTATATTTCGCTTTTAGGATATTATTCTCAAAAAATAATTTTAACTAATAACGAAGATAATATTTATAAATTATTTTACGATTTCCATAAAGACAATATTTATTTTAATATAGATTATTTGGAATATTTAACCGATAAATCGGATAGAACAAGCGTAGATATAATAAACGGTTTAATTAAAAATATGCAGAATTATATCAATAAAAAGAAAAATCATTATTATTTATATTCGCTCGGATGTATGCATTATGGAAAATATAAAGTTAATGTTATTTTAAGCGATATTGAAGCGTCTATAGAAAATTACAATAAAGCTTTGAAATTAAAAAATAATTATTATAAATATTATTATAGATTGGCAAACGCTTATATTTTAAAAAACGATTATGATAACGCTATTAAATATTATGAAGAAGCGATTAAACTTAACGATGATATAAATATTATAAAAGAATTTGTATCTTTATTAAAAAGAGATATAAATAAAAACGGAAACGAAGTTATAAGTTATTTGAAAAAAATAATAGAAATAAATAAAAATGACGAAGAGGCTTTGGAGGAGATTTCAAAATTATACGAAAAAATCGGAGATTATGATAACGCTTTAATTTATTATAATAAACTTTTTGAAGTTATTAATTATAATCTTTATATAATAAATAATGAAACTAAAGACGCTGACGCTTATGATAGATATATTTTTAAAAAGAATTCTATTAAGTTAAATATAGAATCTTTAAAAAAGAAAATTTTTTAA
- a CDS encoding M23 family metallopeptidase, with the protein MRNMKIKYTKILKSYKKNIARKNFKKNILLLFEYIKYKLEFFLENINLPNVLNLFKNKIFLSVSVIAFIILFNISIFAIKNKSNNNFYFNKKFDNSDKTYRKILSEMNPETNDIIENYLPKIPQITSIANIDGKVSEIFYDYISSDNTLNSDGVIGVKYEEYTIGEGENLTTISRKIGVNLDTLVSVNKITNANKLKPGQKIIIPNRNGLLYTIKQNENIEDVASKYDIQLNRILAFNKIDEISDIEIGDDIFLPGAKYTLDERIEKFGQMFSLPVTVTRISSLFGYRVHPITKARTKHTGVDIPGSLNTPVYAARKGKVIFAGYSGGYGNLVIVRHDKGYTTYYGHLNKITTKIGANVGVGIMIGRMGSTGNSTGSHLHFEVRRNGEALNPIDFIPIRKFLAKRK; encoded by the coding sequence ATGAGAAATATGAAGATTAAATATACAAAAATTTTAAAAAGCTATAAAAAAAATATAGCGAGGAAAAATTTTAAAAAAAATATTCTTTTACTTTTTGAATATATTAAATACAAATTAGAATTTTTTTTAGAAAATATAAATTTGCCAAATGTATTAAATTTATTTAAAAATAAAATTTTCTTGTCCGTTTCGGTAATTGCATTTATAATATTATTTAATATTTCGATATTTGCTATTAAAAATAAATCTAACAATAATTTTTATTTTAATAAAAAATTTGATAATTCCGACAAAACTTACAGAAAAATATTATCCGAAATGAATCCAGAAACTAACGATATTATAGAAAATTATTTGCCAAAAATACCTCAAATTACTTCAATAGCGAATATAGACGGCAAAGTATCTGAAATTTTTTACGATTATATATCTTCCGACAATACTTTAAATAGCGATGGAGTAATAGGCGTAAAATACGAAGAATATACGATTGGAGAAGGAGAAAATCTAACCACAATATCGCGAAAAATCGGAGTAAATTTGGACACTTTAGTAAGCGTTAATAAAATAACAAATGCAAATAAATTAAAACCAGGACAGAAAATTATAATTCCAAATAGAAACGGATTATTATATACGATTAAACAAAATGAAAATATAGAAGATGTTGCAAGTAAATACGATATTCAATTAAATAGAATTTTAGCTTTCAATAAAATTGACGAAATTTCGGATATAGAAATCGGAGACGATATATTTTTACCAGGCGCAAAATATACTTTAGACGAGAGAATAGAAAAATTCGGACAAATGTTTAGCTTGCCCGTTACCGTAACGAGAATAAGCAGTTTATTTGGTTATAGAGTTCATCCTATTACAAAAGCTAGAACGAAACATACGGGAGTCGATATTCCTGGAAGTTTGAATACGCCCGTTTATGCTGCAAGAAAAGGAAAGGTAATATTTGCAGGCTATAGCGGAGGTTATGGAAATTTAGTAATTGTTCGTCATGATAAAGGCTATACGACTTATTATGGACATCTTAATAAAATTACTACAAAAATCGGAGCTAATGTCGGAGTCGGAATTATGATAGGCAGAATGGGAAGCACGGGAAATTCTACGGGAAGCCATTTGCATTTTGAAGTTAGAAGAAACGGCGAAGCTTTAAATCCGATAGATTTTATACCGATAAGAAAATTTCTAGCGAAAAGAAAATAA
- a CDS encoding CvpA family protein — MFNSLDIFIIIILFLIFLYGLYKGIISITVPIIAIIITFIIAPLIYNFASKYFNHSIILKIISFIVSYSIIRIILSKVEDSIKKLLKIIFLGWVDRLLGAIVLTFIACITIAFISSIILSMPEEYENINKIIDIINNSKILMSINNLFKISFYIEKIFI, encoded by the coding sequence ATGTTTAATTCTTTAGATATATTTATAATAATAATTTTATTTTTAATTTTTTTATACGGATTATACAAAGGCATAATTTCTATAACCGTTCCGATAATCGCAATAATCATAACTTTTATAATCGCGCCTTTAATATATAATTTTGCATCAAAATATTTTAATCATTCTATTATATTAAAAATAATTTCTTTTATAGTAAGTTATTCAATAATTCGTATAATTTTATCGAAAGTTGAAGACAGCATAAAAAAATTATTGAAAATCATATTTTTAGGTTGGGTTGACAGACTTCTTGGCGCTATAGTTTTAACTTTTATAGCTTGCATAACAATCGCTTTTATTTCTTCAATAATACTTTCAATGCCTGAAGAATATGAGAATATTAATAAGATTATAGATATAATTAATAATTCTAAAATTTTAATGTCGATTAATAATTTATTTAAAATAAGTTTTTATATAGAAAAAATTTTTATTTGA
- a CDS encoding methyl-accepting chemotaxis protein has translation MDLLTNFILGYNINIIKLLTPVINLSFMTILAVVFILLSRRTKSFVYTIVAITLELLSLYNIISIAIIFLELYGVYPNIASNLYIFNNILLLFTVMLMPLNNKSFLSDNRTLNSLSDAILIITGILIIALITISLINFETSFYVIYNDIGDFYSIEPKGSFYLYKMYIILFLFAAILIPVILDIIARHNIAINIVFTIFSLIGLYLIVTDIIHFGGDLNADFDRTALAITLSYMIRFIATFSSFTISALNEINKDTVLINKLKNNLNILKNINGISDKLNSVDKNFMDSSLFVFEIDKENKDALDMMNSKVNNILESKDKLTETKDNKNQIIREGIKFTSSVFSFFERYKNQLQDSCKLLNGIIKRIKETDFSHNELIELSEDLKNIKNNLNQTSKKFIDNIVEYASQFKDISAITGEIYETIEYIKNITNKTNLLSINAGIQSSKAGVYGKSFSVVAKEIGNLSNEISLGTQSIEKILINIFSGLVMVENSSFYVEEHCEIIKKSVQKITEEIDNYLKIIENDMSFESSNIDSFEALENFNNKIFELVEEQNDIVSYIRENINAMLDIQNQLNSKIDFQNQDIIKIFNNFNNVIENRERLNGAIKKVGNYSSMSHTNIEALSNIINTHKMKSSITFAPIIALLKSSKIR, from the coding sequence ATGGATTTGCTTACAAATTTTATATTAGGATATAATATTAATATCATTAAACTTTTAACTCCCGTGATAAATTTATCGTTTATGACAATACTTGCCGTTGTATTTATTTTGCTTTCAAGAAGAACAAAAAGCTTTGTTTATACGATAGTCGCTATAACTTTGGAATTATTGTCTTTATATAATATTATATCTATAGCGATTATATTTTTAGAATTATACGGAGTTTATCCGAATATAGCTTCTAATTTATATATTTTTAATAATATACTTTTATTATTTACGGTTATGCTTATGCCTCTTAATAATAAAAGTTTTTTAAGCGATAATAGAACTCTTAATAGTTTGAGCGATGCAATTTTAATTATAACGGGAATTTTAATAATAGCTCTTATTACAATAAGCCTTATAAATTTTGAAACCTCTTTTTATGTAATATATAACGATATAGGCGATTTTTATAGCATTGAGCCTAAAGGTTCATTTTATCTTTATAAAATGTATATAATATTATTCTTATTTGCAGCTATTTTGATTCCCGTAATACTCGATATTATAGCAAGACATAATATAGCAATTAATATAGTGTTTACAATTTTTAGTTTAATAGGATTATATTTAATCGTTACCGATATAATTCATTTTGGAGGAGATTTAAACGCCGATTTTGACAGAACAGCGCTTGCAATAACTCTCTCTTATATGATTAGATTTATAGCGACTTTTTCAAGTTTTACGATAAGCGCATTAAACGAAATAAATAAAGATACCGTTTTGATAAATAAATTAAAAAATAACTTAAATATCTTAAAAAATATAAATGGAATCTCAGACAAATTAAACTCTGTGGATAAAAATTTTATGGACTCTTCGCTTTTCGTATTTGAAATAGACAAAGAAAATAAAGACGCTTTAGATATGATGAACTCAAAAGTAAATAATATTTTAGAATCTAAAGATAAACTTACCGAAACAAAAGATAATAAAAATCAAATAATTAGAGAAGGAATAAAATTTACAAGTTCCGTATTTAGCTTTTTTGAAAGATATAAAAATCAATTGCAAGATAGTTGTAAATTATTAAACGGAATTATAAAAAGAATTAAAGAAACCGATTTTTCTCATAACGAACTTATAGAGCTTTCTGAAGATTTAAAAAATATTAAAAATAATCTTAATCAAACTTCTAAAAAATTTATAGACAATATTGTAGAATATGCAAGCCAATTTAAAGACATAAGCGCGATAACGGGCGAAATTTACGAAACGATAGAATATATAAAAAATATTACAAATAAAACAAATTTACTTTCAATAAACGCGGGAATTCAATCTTCAAAAGCGGGAGTTTATGGAAAAAGTTTTTCTGTTGTCGCTAAAGAAATAGGAAATTTATCTAATGAAATATCTTTAGGCACGCAGTCGATAGAGAAAATTCTTATAAATATATTTTCTGGTTTGGTTATGGTTGAAAATTCTTCTTTTTATGTGGAAGAGCATTGCGAGATAATAAAAAAATCCGTTCAAAAAATAACCGAAGAGATTGACAATTATTTAAAAATAATAGAAAACGATATGAGTTTTGAATCTTCAAATATAGATTCTTTTGAAGCTTTAGAAAATTTTAATAATAAAATATTTGAATTGGTGGAAGAACAAAATGATATAGTTTCATACATAAGAGAAAATATTAACGCGATGCTTGATATTCAAAATCAATTAAATTCTAAAATAGATTTTCAAAATCAGGATATAATAAAAATATTTAATAATTTCAATAATGTAATAGAAAATAGAGAGCGATTAAACGGAGCGATTAAAAAAGTTGGAAATTATTCTTCTATGTCTCATACGAATATAGAGGCTTTATCGAATATTATAAATACGCATAAAATGAAAAGCAGTATTACTTTCGCTCCTATAATAGCGTTATTAAAAAGCAGTAAAATAAGATAA